The Gemmatimonadota bacterium genome window below encodes:
- a CDS encoding carbonic anhydrase, protein MPDLRHLLAGNRAWAARIAETDPDIFRRMAKGQNPEILWIGCSDSRVSATQVLDLPPGRVFVHRNIANLVVPDDENCLSVLQYAVEALDVRHMVVCGHYGCGGIRASLGNSAQGPIRQRIEHVRRVRRLHREELADLEGVALERRLVELNVVEQVRNLAATRVLRDRWREGTGPDLHGWVYEIAEGLLKPLCRQSGGGALVPA, encoded by the coding sequence GCCCGACCTCCGCCACCTGCTCGCCGGCAACCGAGCCTGGGCCGCCCGCATCGCCGAGACCGACCCCGACATCTTTCGCCGCATGGCCAAGGGTCAGAATCCGGAGATCCTGTGGATCGGCTGCTCGGACAGCCGCGTCTCGGCGACGCAGGTGCTCGACCTGCCGCCGGGAAGGGTCTTCGTACACCGGAACATCGCCAACCTGGTCGTTCCCGACGACGAGAACTGCCTCTCGGTCCTGCAGTACGCGGTCGAGGCGCTCGACGTGCGGCACATGGTCGTGTGCGGCCACTACGGCTGCGGCGGCATACGGGCTTCGCTGGGGAACTCGGCTCAGGGACCCATCCGGCAGCGGATCGAACATGTCCGGCGGGTGCGTCGGCTGCACCGCGAAGAACTTGCCGATCTGGAAGGCGTGGCGCTGGAACGCCGTCTCGTCGAACTGAACGTCGTCGAGCAGGTGCGCAACCTGGCCGCCACCCGGGTCCTGCGAGACCGATGGCGGGAAGGAACGGGGCCTGACCTGCACGGATGGGTTTACGAGATCGCGGAAGGGTTGCTCAAACCTCTCTGCCGGCAGTCCGGCGGCGGCGCTCTGGTGCCGGCCTGA
- a CDS encoding S9 family peptidase: MGSNPTQVFSAAATVVVFLQLAVSASAAPVHEPRVLSAAGVPGAQDATAGLQQQRPMTTDDVLDMVSVGGATISPDGEWVLYSRSDLAWDENERKTTWWKVPAEGGRPFRFIGEDGGSAFTFSPTGDRIAFRRNVDGKQQLFVMRTDGGEAVRLTDHESSVGSFAWAGEDGVRIVFIANEPRSEEEEAEHEKGADAIWVDEGPNGQGEGSWSNLWIVDAAFPDSDTTWEATRLTEQDHRIGQIAVSPDGSRVAFTARDENRRNQSNLSEIHLLRIADGEVRRLTDNRVPESRIRWSPDGERLAYTAVSDDEWELRLARIWVADVDDGTRRSVSDAFSGNIGGFVWTPDGGSILFGAQRRTNRNLYRLEVRNGNVEQLTSVVGSLSPASFSRDRERMVYTYQDFDTPPDLWVSDTDGEGAVRLTRANPQTESFSLADGETVTWTSSDGTEIEGILMLPLDAEERNGDHPLLLHIHGGPAGSFSNTFSGRNQVWAGLGYAQLSPNVRGSSGYDDELLRGNMYDIGGGDYQDLMTGVDDLVAQGIADPDRLALRGWSYGGILGGWTITQTDRFKAASVGAMVSDWTSEYGPGFNHDVRLWYIGGTPWDNPEAWRERSPLTHVANVTTPTLILHGMADRTDTEQQSMMFFQALKDQGKDVRYLRFPREPHGFREPRHQRTRDVEEIRWIQKYALGIDWTPWERPKKEKKVVS; this comes from the coding sequence ATGGGTTCCAACCCAACCCAGGTGTTTTCGGCTGCCGCGACCGTCGTGGTGTTCTTGCAGCTCGCGGTCTCCGCTTCGGCGGCCCCGGTTCACGAACCGCGCGTGCTCTCGGCAGCCGGCGTGCCCGGAGCCCAGGATGCGACGGCAGGGCTTCAGCAACAGCGCCCCATGACCACGGACGACGTGCTCGACATGGTTTCGGTGGGCGGCGCGACCATCTCTCCCGACGGAGAATGGGTGCTCTACTCGCGCTCCGATCTGGCCTGGGACGAGAACGAGCGCAAGACGACCTGGTGGAAGGTACCGGCCGAGGGCGGCCGGCCCTTCCGCTTCATAGGCGAGGACGGCGGCTCGGCGTTCACCTTCTCCCCGACCGGCGATCGCATCGCCTTCCGCAGGAACGTCGACGGCAAGCAGCAGCTCTTCGTAATGCGGACCGACGGCGGAGAGGCGGTCCGGCTCACCGATCACGAAAGTTCGGTCGGCAGCTTCGCCTGGGCGGGCGAGGACGGCGTCCGCATCGTTTTCATTGCGAACGAGCCTCGCAGCGAGGAGGAAGAAGCGGAGCATGAAAAGGGCGCCGACGCCATCTGGGTCGACGAGGGCCCGAACGGCCAAGGCGAGGGCTCCTGGTCCAACCTCTGGATCGTCGACGCCGCGTTCCCCGACTCCGACACGACCTGGGAGGCGACCCGGCTGACCGAGCAGGACCACAGGATCGGCCAGATCGCGGTATCGCCCGACGGTTCTCGGGTCGCGTTCACCGCTCGCGACGAGAACAGGCGCAACCAGAGCAATCTCTCGGAGATCCACCTGCTCCGCATCGCGGACGGCGAGGTGCGCCGGCTCACCGACAACCGGGTGCCGGAGTCGCGCATACGGTGGTCGCCCGACGGCGAACGTCTGGCCTACACCGCCGTCAGCGACGACGAGTGGGAGCTGCGCCTGGCGAGGATCTGGGTGGCGGATGTCGACGACGGGACGAGGAGGTCGGTCTCCGACGCCTTCAGCGGGAATATCGGCGGCTTCGTCTGGACGCCCGACGGCGGCTCGATCCTCTTTGGAGCTCAGCGACGCACCAACCGCAATCTCTACCGTCTCGAAGTCCGGAACGGGAACGTGGAACAGCTCACGAGCGTCGTGGGGTCGCTCTCGCCTGCTTCGTTCTCTCGCGATCGCGAGCGCATGGTCTACACCTACCAGGACTTCGACACTCCGCCGGACCTCTGGGTCTCGGACACCGACGGCGAAGGCGCGGTCAGGCTGACTCGGGCCAATCCGCAGACGGAGAGTTTCTCGCTCGCCGACGGCGAAACGGTGACCTGGACGAGCTCGGACGGGACCGAGATCGAGGGGATCCTCATGCTGCCGCTCGATGCCGAGGAGCGGAACGGCGACCATCCTCTGCTGCTCCACATCCACGGCGGTCCGGCGGGCTCCTTCTCCAACACCTTTTCAGGACGCAACCAGGTGTGGGCCGGGCTCGGCTACGCGCAGCTCTCGCCCAACGTGCGCGGGAGCTCGGGCTACGACGACGAGCTGCTGCGCGGCAACATGTACGATATCGGCGGCGGCGACTACCAGGATCTGATGACCGGCGTCGACGATCTCGTGGCGCAAGGCATCGCCGATCCGGACCGTCTCGCGCTGAGAGGCTGGAGCTACGGGGGCATCCTCGGGGGATGGACCATAACGCAGACCGATCGGTTCAAGGCCGCTTCGGTGGGCGCCATGGTGTCGGACTGGACCTCGGAGTACGGACCCGGCTTCAACCACGACGTCCGGCTCTGGTACATCGGCGGCACGCCCTGGGACAACCCGGAAGCATGGCGGGAGCGCTCGCCACTGACCCACGTCGCCAACGTCACCACGCCCACCCTTATTCTGCACGGGATGGCGGATCGCACCGATACCGAGCAGCAGAGCATGATGTTCTTCCAGGCCCTGAAGGATCAGGGCAAGGACGTGCGCTACCTGCGCTTCCCGCGCGAGCCGCACGGCTTCCGCGAGCCCCGGCACCAGCGCACGCGCGACGTGGAGGAGATCCGCTGGATACAGAAGTACGCGCTCGGCATCGACTGGACGCCGTGGGAGCGGCCCAAGAAGGAGAAGAAGGTGGTGTCGTAA